From Toxorhynchites rutilus septentrionalis strain SRP chromosome 2, ASM2978413v1, whole genome shotgun sequence, a single genomic window includes:
- the LOC129767212 gene encoding uncharacterized protein K02A2.6-like — protein MVREIVSSSAATMALKWQEIERASRDDPEIQQVIEALDSGGEGDIPLPFKMISTELCRLDDVLLRVDRIVIPQSLRQRVLQIAHEGHPGIRIMKSHLRTNSWWPKMDQDVERYVKACRGCVLVSAPNQPEPMIRKTLPSRPWEQIAIDFLGPLPDGENLLVCIDYYSRFMEVIEMNFITSASTIKELLIIFSRYGVPESIRADNGPQFSSDEFQAFCDEYGIHLETTIPYWPQMNGEVERQNRSILKRLRIAQELGKDWRKDLRQYLLVYHSSNHSTTGKAPAELMFGRKMRTKLPSVPINIYDDEEMREKDKIEKEKGRVYADKRRKAEPSTIEVGDKVVAKRIRKNHKLQSNFSPEEFSVIGKHGTDVTIRSSLTGKEFRRSAAHLKQLPTPPIQESQLNKDAIDPSCQQDSLEMVDPKPGQSRILHHEDPVPKRTRMESTRLREFVTY, from the coding sequence ATGGTGAGAGAAATAGTATCTTCTTCTGCAGCAACAATGGCTTTGAAGTGGCAAGAAATTGAACGCGCTAGTAGAGATGACCCTGAAATACAACAAGTTATTGAGGCATTAGACTCCGGGGGAGAGGGAGATATTCCTTTACCATTCAAAATGATATCCACAGAGCTTTGCCGGCTAGATGATGTTTTACTGAGAGTAGACCGAATTGTTATTCCACAAAGTCTTCGACAACGGGTTTTACAGATTGCACATGAAGGGCATCCGGGTATACGGATTATGAAAAGCCATTTACGTACTAACTCGTGGTGGCCAAAGATGGACCAGGATGTCGAAAGATATGTGAAGGCATGCCGTGGGTGTGTCTTGGTCTCTGCCCCCAATCAACCCGAGCCAATGATCAGAAAAACACTTCCATCTCGGCCGTGGGAGCAAATTGCGATAGATTTCTTAGGTCCATTGCCGGATGGCGAAAATTTGCTAGTGTGTATCGACTACTACAGCAGATTTATGGAAGTTATTGAAATGAATTTTATCACATCAGCGTCAACTATTAAAGAACTATTAATAATTTTCTCACGGTATGGAGTTCCAGAATCAATACGTGCGGATAACGGTCCTCAGTTTTCTTCAGACGAGTTTCAAGCATTTTGTGATGAATATGGTATACATCTAGAGACGACTATACCATATTGGCCACAAATGAACGGAGAAGTTGAACGGCAGAACCGGTCAATTTTGAAGCGATTGCGTATAGCACAGGAACTTGGAAAAGATTGGCGGAAAGATCTGCGACAGTATTTGTTAGTGTATCACTCTTCAAATCATTCAACCACTGGAAAAGCGCCTGCAGAATTAATGTTTGGTCGTAAAATGCGAACGAAGTTACCAAGTGTCCCTATCAACATATATGACGATGAGGAAATGAGGGAGAAGGACAAAATTGAGAAGGAGAAGGGAAGAGTATACGCTGATAAGAGACGCAAAGCGGAGCCTAGTACTATAGAAGTGGGAGATAAAGTTGTAGCAAAGCGAATAAGAAAGAACCACAAATTACAGTCAAATTTTTCACCCGAAGAATTTAGTGTGATCGGTAAACATGGAACAGATGTCACTATAAGATCATCATTAACTGGGAAAGAATTCCGAAGAAGTGCTGCTCATCTGAAACAACTTCCAACGCCACCAATTCAGGAAAGCCAGTTGAATAAGGATGCGATTGACCCAAGTTGTCAACAAGACTCACTTGAAATGGTGGATCCTAAACCAGGACAATCAAGGATTCTTCATCATGAGGATCCGGTGCCGAAAAGAACTCGAATGGAATCCACTCGACTAAGGGAGTTCGTGACATATTAA
- the LOC129765593 gene encoding uncharacterized protein K02A2.6-like, with product MSGHLEKVCRKRPFGSKARFTPYTRKVHSVENKDSAPEVQPPASLSEVEKKVYYTFHTGNDTNVFNCKIGGIPTEVFIDSGSDVNLLTEKTWQMLKAQQIIVSNCKKGSSKILKAYGCNEPLRILGTFDALVEIENRSTNAEFIVTEQGQRNLLGDCTSKKLGILKIGLAINQVKSDAKLLPFPKISGVEVRIQLDPKITPIYQPLRRIPIPLETTVNRKLDELLAREIIEVKHGPVSWVSPLVVANKANGQIRLCVDLRRVNQAVIRERHPMPVIDDVLTKIGKGNVWSVLDIKDAFFQLELKEESGDATVFITHRGLYRFKRLPFGLVSAPEIFQRTMDEILMDCDGAYWYLDDVGVEGKTVDEHDERLNKVSYQIMNK from the coding sequence ATGTCTGGTCACTTGGAAAAAGTTTGTCGCAAACGGCCATTCGGTTCTAAAGCACGATTCACTCCGTATACCAGGAAAGTACATTCGGTTGAAAATAAAGATTCCGCCCCAGAGGTACAGCCTCCAGCATCATTGAGCGAAGTAGAAAAAAAGGTTTACTACACGTTCCATACTGGAAACGACACTAATGTGTTCAACTGTAAGATAGGAGGAATCCCGACAGAGGTTTTTATCGATTCTGGCTCTGACGTAAATTTACTCACAGAAAAAACGTGGCAGATGCTGAAAGCACAGCAAATAATCGTGTCGAATTGTAAGAAAGGCAGTAGCAAAATTCTCAAAGCATACGGATGCAATGAACCTTTACGTATTTTGGGCACATTCGATGCATTAGTGGAAATTGAGAATCGTTCGACGAATGCTGAATTTATTGTGACTGAGCAAGGGCAACGTAACCTGCTGGGAGATTGTACTTCGAagaaactgggaattctcaAAATAGGTCTTGCGATTAACCAGGTTAAAAGCGATGCGAAACTGCTACCGTTTCCAAAAATATCGGGTGTTGAAGTGCGTATCCAGTTAGATCCAAAGATTACGCCCATTTATCAGCCGTTACGACGTATCCCGATTCCACTTGAGACAACAGTGAACAGAAAATTAGATGAGTTGCTAGCACGTGAGATAATTGAAGTCAAACATGGACCGGTGTCATGGGTTTCTCCGCTTGTAGTTGCAAACAAGGCTAATGGTCAAATTCGATTGTGTGTAGATCTCAGACGAGTTAATCAAGCGGTAATACGCGAACGCCAtccaatgcctgtaatcgacgATGTGCTCACCAAAATTGGAAAAGGAAACGTATGGAGTGTACTTGACATAAAGGATGCTTTCTTTCAACTGGAATTAAAAGAAGAATCTGGGGATGCTACAGTTTTTATCACCCATCGAGGACTATACAGGTTCAAACGTCTCCCGTTTGGTTTGGTATCGGCTCCAGAAATATTTCAACGTACTATGGATGAGATTCTAATGGATTGTGACGGAGCATACTGGTACCTAGATGACGTTGGAGTTGAAGGCAAGACAGTAGATGAACACGACGAACGATTGAATAAGGTATCTTATCaaataatgaataaataa
- the LOC129767213 gene encoding uncharacterized protein LOC129767213 produces MDELGWVLMNHNLITRNEPIQQHANGNRPNNFKLNMERLRNLLEQQEQNNHAELTSKKQNKSLRMLDAILQNDKVLKEIKEMVAANRLLSEIRYVTTVERMLKHNLDPSLRCCFVCREYFRTADECTSHFEKLHGEKFLIVAAVDRFQTSQKFNVLHHYNALNPVTIFMICNVYHTALIKKKTRKDGSNILQ; encoded by the exons ATGGACGAGTTGGGCTGGGTGCTGATGAACCACAATTTGATAACACGTAATGAGCCAATCCAACAGCATGCCAATGGTAATCGaccaaataattttaaattgaacatggagcggttgcgaaacctactggagcagcaagaacagaacaatcacgctg agttgacttccaaaaagcaaaacaaatccctgcgtatgctggatgcaattttacaaaacgacaAAGTTTTGAAGGAAATTAAAGAGATGGTAGCGGCGAATCGACTTCTATCGGAAATTCGTTATGTGACTACGGTGGAACGTATGCTGAAACACAATTTGGACCCCTCTTTGCGCTGCTGCTTTGTATGCCGAGAGTATTTCCGCACTGCCGATGAGTGTACcagtcatttcgaaaaattgcacggtgagaaatttcttattgttgcggcggtggatcgatttcagactagtcaaaagttcaacgttctacatcactacaatgcccttaatccggtgacaatattcatgatttgcaacgtataccacacagccctaataaaaaaaaaaacaagaaaagacgggtctaatattttacaataa
- the LOC129767214 gene encoding perlucin-like translates to MYLNFVSLVIAVLCLIYVVEPKKSYHIPSIEANWFKANEFCNSLGMRLAVIKSKEENDAIGEFVRTTDKFSEINCSFWIGATDLAKEGLFIWTPTGERLTWTNWRRGEPNDESGEEDCLQLAYIPSLEYNWNWNDNSCSGQSFHFICESSDTNCVTQF, encoded by the exons ATGTATCTCAATTTCGTGAGTTTAGTTATAGCTGTGCTGTGCCTTATATATGTAGTGGAACCCAAGAAATCATACCATATCCCAAGCATAGAG GCAAACTGGTTCAAAGCGAACGAATTCTGTAACTCTCTGGGGATGCGCTTAGCGGTAATCAAATCCAAGGAAGAAAATGATGCCATCGGCGAGTTTGTGCGAACGACGGACAAGTTCTCGGAAATAAACTGTAGTTTTTGGATCGGTGCAACGGATCTGGCCAAGGAAGGGTTATTCATTTGGACGCCAACAGGAGAGCGGTTGACATGGACCAACTGGAGACGGGGTGAACCGAATGATGAGAGCGGCGAAGAGGATTGCTTACAGTTGGCGTACATCCCGTCACTCGAATATAACTGGAATTGGAATGACAATTCGTGCTCGGGACAATCATTTCACTTTATATGTGAGAGTTCGGACACAAACTGTGTGACACAATTCTAA